One segment of Halomonas sp. TD01 DNA contains the following:
- a CDS encoding capsule biosynthesis protein — MKQKRAFLFLQGVCSPFYQRLARRLTDDGHRVVKVNFNAGDIVYWQRTHSQNHLFRGPLSELPAYIQSLWQRYDITDQVLFGDRRPIHRPAVDLAPAAGIRTHVFEEGYFRPFWVTLEREGVNGHSLLPRDPKWFFETGKALPKLPAPVRFRSSFKIRAAHDMCYHLAGLANPLVAPHYRNHAPITAPVEYAGYAKRFTLLRYWKRRDAVRIKNLIEGGKPYFMLPLQLNTDAQIRDHSPYANMEEVMDHVMGSFALHAPSDSLLCIKNHPLDMGLVNYTDIIQRLEDFYGLQGRIVYLESGNLNPLLKHATGTVTVNSTVGIVSLEKQCPTFALSDPIYNLAGLTYEGALDEFWHQPPLPSQALFSYFRNAVMHTTQINGGFYCQPSIDLAVNNAARILEACPSPLEKLL, encoded by the coding sequence TTGAAGCAAAAGCGCGCATTCTTATTTCTCCAAGGCGTCTGCTCGCCCTTTTACCAGCGTCTAGCCCGTCGGCTAACCGACGACGGACACCGCGTGGTAAAAGTTAACTTCAACGCTGGCGATATCGTCTACTGGCAGCGCACTCACAGTCAAAACCATTTGTTTCGCGGCCCGTTAAGCGAGCTACCGGCTTATATCCAGTCGCTCTGGCAACGCTACGACATTACCGACCAAGTTCTGTTTGGTGACCGCCGCCCAATTCACCGCCCGGCGGTAGACTTAGCGCCCGCTGCTGGCATTCGTACTCACGTCTTTGAAGAAGGCTATTTTCGTCCTTTTTGGGTCACCCTCGAACGCGAGGGCGTTAATGGACACTCGCTGCTACCCAGGGACCCCAAATGGTTTTTCGAAACGGGCAAAGCGCTGCCCAAATTACCCGCACCGGTCCGCTTTCGCTCATCTTTTAAAATCCGTGCCGCTCACGACATGTGCTATCACCTAGCGGGGTTAGCGAATCCCCTGGTGGCTCCGCACTACCGTAACCATGCGCCTATCACTGCACCGGTGGAGTATGCAGGCTACGCCAAACGCTTTACCTTACTTCGATACTGGAAAAGGCGCGATGCAGTACGGATTAAAAACCTGATAGAGGGCGGAAAGCCTTATTTTATGTTGCCGCTGCAGCTCAACACCGATGCTCAGATTCGTGACCATTCGCCTTATGCCAATATGGAAGAGGTGATGGACCACGTCATGGGTTCATTTGCTCTGCACGCCCCTAGCGATTCACTGCTGTGCATAAAAAACCATCCGCTAGATATGGGGCTGGTTAACTACACGGACATTATTCAAAGGCTCGAGGATTTTTACGGCCTCCAGGGGCGTATCGTTTACCTGGAGTCAGGCAACCTCAATCCATTGCTGAAACACGCTACGGGCACCGTCACAGTGAACAGCACGGTCGGCATTGTTTCCCTTGAAAAGCAGTGCCCCACTTTTGCGCTCAGTGACCCTATCTACAATTTAGCGGGCCTCACTTACGAAGGCGCTCTAGATGAGTTTTGGCATCAGCCACCGCTGCCCAGCCAAGCGCTGTTTAGCTATTTTCGCAATGCCGTGATGCACACCACGCAGATTAACGGTGGCTTTTACTGCCAGCCCAGTATCGATTTAGCCGTGAACAATGCAGCGCGTATACTGGAAGCCTGCCCCTCACCGTTGGAGAAGTTGCTGTGA
- a CDS encoding capsular polysaccharide biosynthesis protein — protein MAKLIAGYTSPGITKINALASFLPEYSHFSRIRPLSPKPNVVVGWGLKPTSDRARHYASRHSLPYVALEDGFLRSLGLGVEGYQPHSMVVDYTGIYYDASRPSDLENWLNHDTFDDDELAQAQRCIEQLSRYRLSKYNHAPDYPLPAVGTDNAGTNSVLVVDQTAGDASIHHGGANADSFRQMLACALNNHPDADIFIKVHPDVIAGKKQGHLADAHENPRCHIVSDNINPWALFDRVKTVYVVTSQLGFEALMAGKQVHCFGLPFYAGWGLTHDQISCTRRRVPRRLEEVFAAAYLRYTRYANPYTGNTATLEETIALIADQKRQQERLRGEWVACGFSSWKKRFIGYFLGPAAKIVYQKELPAAFEADVKKPNLLVWSSRINDDFKARHRDHLATLWRMEDGFIRSVGLGVDLAQPLSLVIDRLGIYYDPSQPSELENLLNTADFSDDLLERAAQLRERLVALKLSKYNVPGKEAIELPANKHIILVPGQVESDASIATGSPEISTNSALLKAVRNANPDAFIVYKAHPDVITGARIGALDTHAKRLYDLDASHIDITVLLARVDAVHTMSSLTGFEALLRQRQVYTYGLPFYAGWGLTQDAMHCPRRNRVLSLDALVAGTLLLYPSYVDPGSRQLCNAETVVSLLEQAKLQQFKSQKHMLTWKQRLYRCYRNLFIGSH, from the coding sequence ATGGCAAAACTAATAGCAGGCTATACATCTCCCGGTATTACCAAGATCAACGCTCTTGCTTCTTTTTTGCCTGAATACTCACATTTTTCACGCATAAGGCCACTGAGCCCTAAACCGAATGTGGTCGTTGGATGGGGTCTTAAGCCCACTAGTGATCGTGCTCGACATTATGCCTCTCGCCATAGCCTACCGTATGTCGCTCTAGAGGATGGCTTTCTTCGTTCTTTAGGATTAGGGGTTGAAGGCTATCAGCCTCATAGCATGGTAGTCGATTATACGGGCATCTATTATGACGCCTCTCGACCTAGTGATTTAGAAAACTGGCTCAATCATGACACGTTTGACGACGATGAACTTGCTCAAGCCCAACGCTGCATTGAGCAACTATCACGTTATCGCTTATCAAAATACAACCACGCGCCTGATTATCCGCTTCCCGCTGTAGGAACCGACAATGCTGGTACTAACAGTGTGTTGGTCGTGGATCAAACCGCAGGCGATGCCTCTATTCACCATGGCGGTGCTAACGCAGACAGTTTTCGGCAAATGTTAGCGTGCGCTCTAAATAATCATCCTGACGCCGATATTTTCATTAAAGTACATCCTGACGTCATCGCAGGCAAAAAACAGGGCCATCTAGCAGACGCTCACGAGAATCCTCGTTGCCACATTGTTAGCGATAACATTAACCCTTGGGCGCTATTTGATAGGGTTAAGACCGTTTATGTCGTAACAAGCCAGTTGGGGTTCGAAGCATTGATGGCTGGCAAGCAAGTACACTGTTTTGGCCTCCCCTTCTATGCGGGGTGGGGGTTAACCCATGATCAGATCAGTTGCACTCGCAGAAGGGTTCCGCGACGCCTGGAAGAAGTATTTGCCGCAGCCTATCTTCGCTACACCCGGTATGCCAACCCCTACACGGGCAACACCGCGACGCTAGAAGAGACGATTGCCCTGATTGCTGACCAAAAGCGCCAGCAAGAGCGTCTGCGTGGGGAGTGGGTGGCCTGCGGTTTCTCGTCGTGGAAAAAGCGCTTCATTGGCTATTTTCTTGGCCCAGCGGCAAAAATTGTATATCAGAAAGAGCTGCCAGCTGCTTTCGAAGCAGATGTTAAAAAACCAAATTTACTGGTGTGGTCCAGTCGTATTAACGATGACTTTAAAGCCCGCCACCGCGACCATTTAGCGACATTATGGCGAATGGAAGACGGTTTTATCCGATCGGTTGGCCTAGGGGTAGATCTTGCTCAGCCACTATCCCTGGTCATTGATCGCCTGGGCATTTACTACGACCCCAGCCAACCTAGCGAGCTAGAAAACTTGCTTAATACCGCCGACTTCAGCGATGACTTATTAGAGCGGGCGGCACAGCTGCGCGAACGGTTAGTCGCGTTAAAGCTTTCCAAATATAATGTACCGGGCAAAGAAGCCATTGAATTACCCGCCAACAAACACATTATTTTGGTGCCTGGCCAGGTAGAAAGTGATGCGTCAATTGCCACTGGCTCACCAGAGATCAGTACTAATAGTGCGCTTTTGAAAGCCGTTCGAAATGCTAACCCCGATGCCTTTATTGTGTATAAAGCTCACCCTGACGTGATTACCGGCGCTCGTATCGGAGCACTCGATACCCACGCCAAACGCCTGTATGATCTTGATGCTAGTCATATAGATATCACCGTGCTGCTAGCACGCGTTGATGCAGTGCATACCATGAGTTCGCTCACCGGCTTTGAAGCACTGCTTCGTCAACGCCAGGTATACACCTACGGCCTCCCGTTTTACGCAGGCTGGGGATTAACCCAGGATGCCATGCACTGTCCGAGACGAAACCGGGTGCTGTCACTGGATGCGCTGGTAGCAGGAACACTGCTTCTATACCCAAGCTACGTCGACCCTGGCTCTCGGCAGCTGTGTAATGCTGAAACGGTAGTCAGCCTGTTGGAGCAGGCTAAATTACAACAATTTAAGTCTCAAAAACATATGCTTACATGGAAGCAGCGACTATATCGCTGCTATCGTAACTTATTCATTGGAAGTCATTAA
- a CDS encoding sensor domain-containing diguanylate cyclase, with protein MLSKPILSTLKGRLLLGLLCALLLMAGLVLGMAWQVGKIMVQETNMAHMRYEADLIADEVTQQIDHRFQALDRLSSVLGMSDDPEWLGYELRKNDALLAWFDAIVVSDSNGTIVSDWPAVAGRVGLDTAELEYFKMLKGTRRPYVSEPFVGRASEMPMVLVSVPRLDSEGRFGGMIGGVVSLDSSGLFKRLATIRLGSEGYAAVSTATGRVLYHPNRTLINDDTFDATAIPLLDLALDGWQGDGVGTLLDGRIGLQSYAQVWPANWVVGLYLPIEQAQQPLSGFIHKLWWIWGVTALLMMPVLWWLLARILTPLSRLEAQIGDVGLGRRSYVDLATNMQELEQVASTFNRVEGERQQLVGHLQEREAFLDSVLNASPQGMFVADFGGNITYMNPALLDILGIESDMPMEAWLEQIHIDDRSGAKDMWMHSLKTGNDYMRQLRFIRSDKEMLWLDVHARVVMLSQGGNSLGLVGVVKDITERREQEALQRWEAEHDPLTGLLNRRGFERRLEEAFADFQKTSTPSALLMFDLDHFKPINDEGGHALGDEMLRRIAQVVAWEVRRSDHVARQGGDEFGVLLPSCTLGQAQRIAESLRQAVSEVSVVHEGKEYSVTLSIGVTSFDETDTNVDAALSRADSASYDAKGKGRDSVVVKLTRALDPLSLFE; from the coding sequence ATGCTGAGTAAACCGATTCTTAGCACATTAAAAGGCCGGCTGCTGCTGGGGCTTTTGTGTGCGCTGTTATTGATGGCCGGCTTGGTGCTAGGGATGGCGTGGCAGGTGGGTAAAATCATGGTGCAAGAAACCAACATGGCCCACATGCGTTACGAAGCTGACCTGATAGCAGATGAAGTTACCCAACAGATCGACCACCGTTTCCAAGCATTAGACCGGCTAAGTAGCGTCCTTGGAATGTCTGATGATCCCGAATGGCTTGGCTATGAGCTGCGCAAAAACGATGCGCTATTGGCATGGTTTGACGCCATTGTTGTTAGCGATAGCAATGGGACAATAGTGTCAGATTGGCCAGCTGTTGCGGGGCGCGTGGGCCTTGATACAGCGGAGCTTGAATATTTTAAAATGCTGAAAGGTACGCGCAGGCCTTATGTCAGCGAGCCTTTTGTTGGCCGAGCTAGCGAAATGCCGATGGTGTTAGTGAGCGTGCCGCGATTAGACAGTGAAGGCCGGTTCGGAGGCATGATTGGCGGTGTGGTTAGTTTAGATAGCAGCGGGTTATTCAAACGCCTAGCAACTATTCGATTGGGTAGTGAAGGTTACGCTGCGGTTTCCACTGCCACTGGCAGAGTGTTATACCACCCGAATAGAACGCTAATTAACGATGATACCTTTGATGCAACGGCTATCCCTCTGTTGGATCTGGCGCTAGATGGCTGGCAGGGCGATGGCGTTGGTACTTTGCTTGATGGCCGAATTGGTCTGCAGTCCTACGCACAGGTGTGGCCGGCGAATTGGGTAGTAGGGCTTTATCTACCCATCGAACAAGCGCAGCAACCGCTTTCTGGTTTTATTCATAAGCTATGGTGGATCTGGGGTGTTACGGCGTTATTAATGATGCCCGTTTTATGGTGGTTGCTGGCGCGTATTTTAACGCCACTCAGTCGCCTGGAAGCACAAATTGGTGATGTAGGGCTTGGCCGCCGTTCTTACGTTGATCTTGCGACTAATATGCAAGAGCTGGAACAAGTAGCCAGCACATTTAATCGTGTTGAAGGTGAACGTCAGCAGCTTGTTGGGCACCTTCAAGAGCGTGAAGCATTTTTGGACTCGGTGCTTAATGCCTCGCCCCAAGGAATGTTTGTGGCTGACTTTGGCGGCAACATTACCTACATGAATCCCGCGCTACTAGACATCTTGGGTATTGAGTCTGATATGCCTATGGAAGCCTGGCTTGAGCAGATCCATATAGATGATCGCTCCGGCGCGAAAGACATGTGGATGCATAGCTTAAAAACCGGCAATGATTACATGCGTCAGCTGCGCTTTATTCGCAGTGACAAAGAGATGCTATGGCTGGATGTTCACGCCCGTGTGGTGATGCTTTCCCAAGGCGGTAACTCGCTTGGCTTGGTTGGCGTGGTGAAAGATATTACCGAGCGCCGTGAGCAAGAAGCGCTTCAACGCTGGGAAGCAGAGCATGATCCATTAACTGGGCTGCTCAACCGCCGTGGTTTTGAGCGTCGTCTTGAAGAAGCCTTTGCCGACTTCCAAAAAACCAGTACGCCGTCAGCGCTATTAATGTTCGATCTTGACCATTTCAAACCCATTAACGATGAAGGTGGGCATGCGTTAGGGGACGAAATGCTGCGCCGTATCGCTCAGGTAGTGGCGTGGGAAGTTCGCCGCAGCGACCACGTGGCGCGTCAAGGTGGCGATGAGTTCGGCGTGTTGCTGCCCAGCTGTACGTTAGGCCAAGCGCAACGTATCGCTGAATCGTTACGCCAAGCAGTGAGTGAAGTATCGGTTGTTCACGAGGGCAAAGAGTACTCAGTGACGCTGAGCATTGGTGTGACCAGCTTCGATGAGACCGACACTAACGTAGACGCTGCGCTTTCCCGGGCGGACTCCGCCAGTTACGATGCCAAAGGGAAGGGGCGTGACAGTGTAGTAGTCAAACTGACAAGGGCATTAGACCCACTGTCGTTATTTGAATAG